A single Pseudomonas putida DNA region contains:
- a CDS encoding Bax inhibitor-1 family protein has product MLENDTFSRVGTNHQISANTYNLILGAVLLWGFAVNWYLVTTVPAEVMLAIPPILFFVGYFVMAMSGIAIIFRSQEPMYSFLGYNLIVVPIGLLLVVVLPKYSHEHIVQAVQTTILLTAGMMILGTVFPAFFKRIESSLFIALVVSIVVELGQALLFGTHLAAIDYIVAAVFCGYIGVDWGRANQIERTVDNAIDSAAALYLDIINLFLRILRIMSKK; this is encoded by the coding sequence ATGCTTGAAAACGATACATTCAGCCGAGTCGGTACCAACCACCAGATCTCGGCCAACACTTACAATCTCATACTTGGTGCCGTGCTGCTTTGGGGTTTTGCGGTGAACTGGTACTTGGTTACCACGGTACCGGCCGAAGTCATGCTGGCCATTCCCCCAATACTGTTCTTCGTTGGCTACTTCGTCATGGCGATGTCCGGCATCGCCATCATCTTCCGCTCGCAAGAGCCAATGTACAGCTTCCTCGGCTACAACCTGATCGTGGTGCCGATCGGCCTGCTGCTGGTCGTGGTACTGCCCAAATACTCGCACGAGCACATTGTCCAGGCGGTGCAAACTACCATCCTGCTCACTGCGGGGATGATGATACTGGGGACTGTGTTCCCGGCATTCTTCAAACGGATCGAGTCGTCATTGTTCATCGCCCTGGTGGTGTCGATCGTGGTCGAACTGGGCCAGGCATTGTTGTTCGGCACCCACCTGGCGGCCATCGACTACATCGTCGCCGCGGTCTTCTGCGGCTACATCGGCGTAGATTGGGGGCGTGCCAACCAGATCGAGCGCACCGTCGACAACGCGATTGACAGTGCCGCTGCGCTGTACCTGGACATCATCAACCTGTTCCTGCGCATTCTGCGGATCATGTCCAAAAAGTAA